The following are encoded in a window of Zymoseptoria tritici IPO323 chromosome 4, whole genome shotgun sequence genomic DNA:
- a CDS encoding dynein light chain DYN2 gives MSGNQNTHDGLDQKQDKLEAQIKSVDMSDDMQNEAIEVAQEAMDKYSIEKEIAHHIKKTFDERKGATWHCIVGRNFGSFVTHETKHFIYFYLGHCAILLFKTQ, from the exons ATGTCTGGCAATCAAAACACCCACGATGGTCTCGACCAGAAGCAGGACAAGCTTGAGG CTCAAATCAAGTCTGTGGATATG AGCGACGACATGCAGAATGAAGCGATCGAAGTTG CTCAGGAGGCCATGGACAAGTACTCGATCGAGAAG GAAATTGCGCACCACATCAAGAAGACT TTCGATGAGCGCAAGGGAGCCACATGGCACTGCATTGTCGGCCGCAACTTCGGCAGCTTCGTCACTCACG AGACGAAGCACTTCATCTACTTCTACTTGGGACACTGCGCCATTCTGCTTTTCAAGACCCAGTAG